One genomic window of Bactrocera dorsalis isolate Fly_Bdor chromosome 4, ASM2337382v1, whole genome shotgun sequence includes the following:
- the LOC105224158 gene encoding protein nemuri — protein MSFKLSICIVLLAVLCCYTQGAFARQQLRDKQEQAQGALESTNTKNTENQLTESNNEAPNHIGELSRIETVLRKGTQDKDDNDAEDKDDVDGTRRRRGRRGRRRNRRRGRGRRRGRRGGRRRRGRRGGRRRRNRRRG, from the coding sequence ATGTCGTTTAAGCTGAGCATTTGCATAGTGCTCTTAGCAGTTCTATGCTGCTACACCCAAGGCGCATTCGCCAGACAGCAGCTAAGAGATAAGCAAGAACAAGCACAAGGCGCTTTAGAAAGTACCAACACTAAAAATACCGAAAACCAACTGACGGAATCCAACAATGAAGCTCCAAACCATATTGGGGAACTGTCAAGGATTGAAACAGTGCTGAGGAAGGGAACTCAAGACAAGGATGACAATGATGCTGAAGACAAAGATGATGTTGATGGCACCCGTCGTCGCCGTGGTAGACGTGGTAGGCGCCGCAATAGAAGACGTGGACGTGGCCGCAGAAGGGGACGTCGCGGTGGTAGAAGACGTCGTGGACGCAGAGGtggcagaagaagaagaaatcgcAGACGAGGCTAA
- the LOC105224157 gene encoding uncharacterized protein LOC105224157 — protein sequence MTLKVLLLLLVVTQMRSSDAFGLQKVCNLLGHCTTTTVAPIVAPTGPATYTITVSPTSPTTPPTPPSPTSTSPTSPTSPTSPTSPTATATTAG from the coding sequence atgacTTTGAAAGTCTTACTGTTGCTCCTTGTAGTAACACAAATGCGCTCTTCTGACGCTTTTGGCTTACAAAAGGTGTGTAACTTACTTGGTCATTGTACAACTACAACGGTGGCGCCGATAGTAGCACCGACCGGACCCGCCACTTATACAATAACGGTAAGCCCTACAAGTCCAACTACTCCACCGACTCCGCCATCGCCAACATCTACTTCACCAACTTCGCCAACATCACCAACTTCGCCGACATCACCAACAGCGACAGCAACGACCGCTGGTTAA
- the LOC105224155 gene encoding protein nemuri, with amino-acid sequence MSSKIVYFLAALLAILCLLQQFESSAAANAQLRRAFSRETLAARKQLQQNTHINRLNKNQYNNQDNEDDADDDSDDDAAVDGGDDDNEDDTANSALRNVNAGNVAQAHEQTEVEATEGEGADDGGRARRRRRGRGRGRRRRGRGRGRRRGRKGGRKVRRSRRG; translated from the coding sequence ATGTCTTCAAAGATTGTATACTTCTTGGCAGCGTTGCTGGCGATCCTTTGCTTGCTGCAACAATTTGAGAGCAGTGCAGCCGCTAACGCACAGCTTAGACGCGCCTTTTCGCGTGAAACGCTTGCAGCACGTAAGCAACTGCAACAGAATACCCACATCAATCGATTGAATAAGAATCAATACAACAACCAAGATAATGAggacgatgctgatgatgacaGTGATGATGATGCTGCGGTAGATGGTGGCGATGATGATAATGAAGATGACACTGCCAATTCGGCTTTAAGGAACGTGAACGCGGGGAATGTCGCACAAGCACATGAACAAACCGAAGTCGAGGCGACTGAAGGTGAAGGCGCCGATGATGGCGGACGCGCACGTCGCCGTAGAAGAGGTCGTGGTAGAGGTCGTCGTCGTCGCGGCCGTGGTCGTGGCAGACGCCGTGGTCGTAAAGGTGGACGTAAAGTACGCAGATCGAGACGCGGTTAG